A region from the Terriglobales bacterium genome encodes:
- a CDS encoding PilZ domain-containing protein, whose amino-acid sequence MDMVEVDSFALLCQIVMPAEVLNDENRAFPRWLSRFPILHGLGLPIRFGLAADINDDGMCFLTAAAYPVGSVILLEMRIPGGPIQVKALVRYCTGRAAGVQFLNLSREQRMVLLSFCVVGQRRRPN is encoded by the coding sequence ATGGACATGGTGGAAGTGGACAGTTTTGCCCTGCTGTGTCAGATCGTGATGCCGGCAGAGGTACTAAACGACGAGAATCGTGCCTTTCCGCGCTGGCTATCGCGTTTTCCCATTCTGCACGGGCTGGGCCTGCCTATCCGCTTCGGACTTGCCGCCGACATCAACGACGATGGCATGTGCTTCTTGACCGCCGCTGCCTACCCCGTGGGCAGCGTCATCCTGCTGGAAATGCGCATCCCGGGCGGCCCGATTCAGGTCAAAGCCCTGGTCCGCTACTGTACCGGCCGCGCAGCCGGGGTACAGTTCCTCAACCTATCGCGAGAACAACGCATGGTGCTGCTAAGTTTCTGTGTCGTCGGTCAGCGCAGGCGACCGAACTGA